In Xiphophorus hellerii strain 12219 chromosome 13, Xiphophorus_hellerii-4.1, whole genome shotgun sequence, the following proteins share a genomic window:
- the LOC116731742 gene encoding uncharacterized protein LOC116731742 isoform X1: MCRGLLTTEKRLEMIWWTASRAWLYFSCFLLLGVCSQPEDGGPEVVLDQVSGEPDFGDWEMGSGSSLLHFFNNFPADSSFVNESPKEPVNCTQRFWLPPPSPVCWETVAEPEEFARSRLLVLQNRAALQAVSDLSGVEEAGVSYNHQAREEVQGVQSDHQKVTEIMQTMENVFVSLVEKRKEGKEQGILTSLREHLTNTREAMEGKELLANNLESRFSTLEKTLLNIHLRLNKLIRQ; this comes from the exons ATGTGCAGAGGACTTTTAACCACTGAGAAACG TTTGGAGATGATCTGGTGGACAGCCAGCAGGGCCTGGCTCTACTTCTCCTGCTTCCTCCTGCTGGGTGTCTGCTCCCAACCAGAGGATGGAGGACCAGAAGTGGTACTGGACCAAGTATCAGGAGAACCTGACTTCGGGGATTGGGAAATGGGTTCTGGATCTTCTCTGCTGCATTTCTTCAACAACTTCCCTGCTGACAGTTCCTTTGTTAATGAGTCCCCAAAAGAACCAGTCAATTGCACGCAGCGCTTCTGGTTGCCACCTCCCTCtccagtctgctgggaaactgTAGCAGAACCGGAGGAGTTTGCCAGGTCCCGTCTGCTTGTTCTGCAGAACAGGGCCGCGCTGCAGGCGGTGTCTGACCTGAGCGGGGTGGAGGAAGCAGGGGTTTCCTACAACCACCAAGCCAGAGAGGAGGTCCAGGGCGTCCAGTCAGACCACCAGAAGGTGACAGAGATAATGCAAACCATGGAGAATGTGTTTGTCTCACTGGTGGAGAAAAGGAAAGAGGGGAAGGAGCAGGGCATTCTTACTAG CTTAAGAGAGCATCTTACCAACACAAGGGAGGCTATGGAAGGAAAAGAGCTCCTGGCAAACAACCTGGAGAGCCGCTTTTCTACTTTAGAGAAGACTCTGCTCAACATACACCTTCGACTCAACAAACTCATTCGACAATGA
- the LOC116731742 gene encoding uncharacterized protein LOC116731742 isoform X2, protein MIWWTASRAWLYFSCFLLLGVCSQPEDGGPEVVLDQVSGEPDFGDWEMGSGSSLLHFFNNFPADSSFVNESPKEPVNCTQRFWLPPPSPVCWETVAEPEEFARSRLLVLQNRAALQAVSDLSGVEEAGVSYNHQAREEVQGVQSDHQKVTEIMQTMENVFVSLVEKRKEGKEQGILTSLREHLTNTREAMEGKELLANNLESRFSTLEKTLLNIHLRLNKLIRQ, encoded by the exons ATGATCTGGTGGACAGCCAGCAGGGCCTGGCTCTACTTCTCCTGCTTCCTCCTGCTGGGTGTCTGCTCCCAACCAGAGGATGGAGGACCAGAAGTGGTACTGGACCAAGTATCAGGAGAACCTGACTTCGGGGATTGGGAAATGGGTTCTGGATCTTCTCTGCTGCATTTCTTCAACAACTTCCCTGCTGACAGTTCCTTTGTTAATGAGTCCCCAAAAGAACCAGTCAATTGCACGCAGCGCTTCTGGTTGCCACCTCCCTCtccagtctgctgggaaactgTAGCAGAACCGGAGGAGTTTGCCAGGTCCCGTCTGCTTGTTCTGCAGAACAGGGCCGCGCTGCAGGCGGTGTCTGACCTGAGCGGGGTGGAGGAAGCAGGGGTTTCCTACAACCACCAAGCCAGAGAGGAGGTCCAGGGCGTCCAGTCAGACCACCAGAAGGTGACAGAGATAATGCAAACCATGGAGAATGTGTTTGTCTCACTGGTGGAGAAAAGGAAAGAGGGGAAGGAGCAGGGCATTCTTACTAG CTTAAGAGAGCATCTTACCAACACAAGGGAGGCTATGGAAGGAAAAGAGCTCCTGGCAAACAACCTGGAGAGCCGCTTTTCTACTTTAGAGAAGACTCTGCTCAACATACACCTTCGACTCAACAAACTCATTCGACAATGA